The proteins below come from a single Prochlorococcus marinus str. MIT 9215 genomic window:
- a CDS encoding histidine phosphatase family protein has protein sequence MTIRLVLVRHGQSTFNKKGLIQGRTDDSLLTEEGYEQAMKAGKALSKINFDKIFSSPLVRAANTAKTIKKSFKKEQNIVFDKNLLEVDLSEWSGLKIDEIKNKYPEVYPIWKNDPESLTLKRSDNKTYKPIQELFDQATCFIEDLLKRYLDKDDVNILVVGHNAILRCLILFLLGKPKQGFRKIRLENASFSILNISRKDNSFKTQIECLNQTSHLNKNIPDQIGDSRIFLIRHGETNWNKEGRFQGQIDIPLNTNGKDQARKTSEYLSNISFNKAFSSSMHRPYETAQIILQNKKSLKIKKIDSLVEISHGLWEGKLESEIREQWPILLKNWHDKPEEVIMPEGEPIKDVSERSIEAFDKICSSQKDDDLSLLVAHDAVNKTLMCHILGINYSNIWMIKQGNGGITVIDLFNDPIKPPVISALNITTHLGGIIDSTASGAL, from the coding sequence ATGACTATAAGATTAGTTTTAGTAAGGCATGGACAAAGCACGTTCAATAAAAAAGGTCTAATTCAAGGGAGGACAGATGATTCATTATTAACCGAAGAAGGATACGAACAAGCCATGAAAGCAGGAAAAGCTTTATCAAAAATAAACTTCGATAAAATTTTTTCCTCCCCTCTTGTAAGGGCAGCAAACACTGCAAAAACAATTAAAAAGAGCTTCAAAAAAGAACAAAATATCGTTTTTGATAAGAATTTATTAGAGGTAGACCTAAGTGAATGGTCTGGTCTGAAAATTGATGAAATAAAAAACAAATATCCAGAGGTTTACCCAATATGGAAAAATGATCCAGAAAGTCTAACTTTAAAAAGAAGTGACAATAAAACTTATAAACCGATTCAAGAGTTATTTGATCAGGCAACTTGTTTTATAGAAGACCTTTTAAAAAGGTATCTAGACAAAGATGATGTAAATATTTTAGTAGTTGGACATAATGCAATTTTGAGATGTTTAATCCTCTTTTTGTTGGGAAAGCCTAAGCAAGGTTTTAGGAAAATAAGATTAGAAAATGCTTCTTTTTCAATTCTTAATATTTCAAGGAAAGATAACTCTTTTAAGACGCAAATTGAATGTTTAAATCAAACTTCTCATTTGAATAAAAATATTCCAGATCAAATTGGAGATTCAAGAATATTTCTAATAAGACATGGTGAAACAAATTGGAACAAAGAAGGTAGATTCCAAGGACAAATTGATATTCCTTTAAATACAAATGGTAAAGATCAGGCGAGAAAGACTTCTGAATATTTAAGCAATATCTCTTTCAATAAGGCATTTTCAAGTTCAATGCATAGGCCTTATGAGACTGCACAAATAATTCTTCAAAATAAGAAAAGTTTAAAAATAAAAAAAATAGATTCACTTGTAGAAATTAGCCATGGATTATGGGAAGGCAAACTAGAATCTGAGATTAGAGAGCAATGGCCTATTTTACTAAAAAATTGGCATGATAAACCTGAAGAAGTAATAATGCCTGAAGGCGAACCCATAAAAGATGTATCAGAAAGGTCCATAGAAGCTTTTGACAAAATTTGTTCGTCTCAAAAAGATGATGATCTAAGCCTTCTTGTTGCTCATGATGCAGTCAATAAAACTCTTATGTGTCATATCCTAGGGATTAATTATTCAAATATTTGGATGATAAAACAAGGGAATGGCGGCATTACTGTAATTGATCTTTTTAATGATCCCATTAAACCTCCTGTGATTAGCGCTCTTAACATCACAACACATCTTGGAGGGATAATTGATTCAACTGCTTCGGGAGCACTTTAA
- a CDS encoding CPBP family intramembrane glutamic endopeptidase encodes MIFKNISKAKLSLALISLVITFFVWQQGLRDSLNRPSVSFDISQKEQEILELSVQSIPTNLKNILITNDPIDEINNLLSQVPFDELTERNKLIQIISSESNEPTINKNMFKDFEDKNFNLLIDEIEKKSNDNSYKLNSDNFDFLERDRFLYHLLSKKFDFDDSSLITKSFSSKMFLKILAIRFIPLLTILLGSILALKRLWETISLKKFGWQEIKSLDLGLIDMVLLIAGGFVVLGEVVSPLFSVSLVELFSKNISNELSQSLKIFFGYLFMAIPPLGIVYYQIKSLHGQFTFKKDYLQFNFLPIKYSIIQGIKGWLTIVPFVLLISLIMNSLIDNQNGSNPLLEIVLNNNNYLSFFLLFVTTTILAPLFEEIIFRGILLPTLSKDFGIISGIIVSAFIFALAHLSLGEMPPLFVLGIGLGITRIASGSLFSSVIMHSLWNGLTFLNLFLLRT; translated from the coding sequence ATGATCTTTAAAAATATTTCTAAGGCAAAACTTTCTTTAGCTTTAATTTCTCTTGTCATAACTTTTTTTGTATGGCAACAAGGTTTAAGAGATAGTTTGAATAGACCATCTGTTTCCTTTGATATAAGTCAAAAAGAGCAAGAAATTTTAGAGTTATCTGTACAATCAATACCAACGAATTTAAAAAATATTTTAATAACAAATGATCCTATTGATGAAATAAATAATTTGCTTTCACAGGTCCCATTTGATGAACTAACAGAAAGAAATAAATTAATTCAAATAATTTCTTCAGAATCAAATGAACCTACAATCAATAAAAATATGTTCAAAGATTTTGAAGATAAAAACTTTAATTTATTGATTGATGAGATTGAAAAAAAATCCAATGATAATTCTTATAAATTAAATTCTGATAATTTTGACTTTTTAGAAAGGGATAGATTTTTATATCACCTACTAAGCAAGAAATTTGATTTTGATGATAGTTCATTAATAACTAAATCATTTTCAAGCAAAATGTTTCTAAAAATATTAGCTATCAGATTTATACCACTTTTGACAATACTACTTGGCTCAATTCTTGCTTTGAAAAGATTATGGGAAACCATATCTTTGAAAAAGTTTGGTTGGCAAGAAATTAAATCCTTAGATTTAGGCTTAATAGATATGGTTTTATTAATTGCTGGTGGATTTGTTGTTTTAGGAGAAGTTGTATCACCTTTGTTTTCTGTAAGTTTAGTTGAACTTTTTTCTAAAAATATCTCTAATGAATTGTCTCAATCTTTAAAAATATTCTTTGGATATCTTTTTATGGCTATTCCACCATTAGGAATAGTTTATTATCAAATTAAATCTTTGCATGGTCAATTTACCTTTAAAAAGGATTATTTACAGTTTAATTTCTTACCAATAAAATATTCAATTATTCAGGGTATTAAAGGTTGGTTAACAATAGTTCCTTTTGTTTTATTGATTTCTCTAATTATGAATAGTCTGATCGATAACCAGAATGGTAGTAACCCTTTGCTGGAAATAGTTCTTAATAATAATAATTACTTATCATTTTTTCTATTATTTGTGACAACAACTATATTAGCTCCTCTATTTGAGGAGATTATATTTCGGGGCATTTTACTACCAACTCTATCAAAAGATTTTGGAATAATTTCAGGAATCATAGTTTCAGCTTTTATCTTTGCATTAGCTCATTTAAGTTTGGGAGAAATGCCGCCATTATTTGTTTTAGGGATTGGATTAGGAATTACAAGAATTGCTTCAGGGAGTTTGTTTTCTTCAGTGATTATGCATTCTTTATGGAATGGATTGACTTTCTTAAATTTGTTCTTATTGAGGACATAA